One genomic segment of Pyrococcus kukulkanii includes these proteins:
- a CDS encoding ribbon-helix-helix domain-containing protein encodes MGADVISFSVTLPKKLYEKLERLVEEGYYTSKKEAIVKALWSEIERIEEERRKKGLPPL; translated from the coding sequence ATGGGGGCGGACGTCATTAGTTTTAGTGTTACCCTTCCAAAAAAACTTTACGAAAAACTAGAACGACTTGTCGAGGAAGGTTATTACACAAGTAAAAAAGAAGCGATAGTCAAGGCCCTATGGAGCGAAATCGAGAGAATAGAAGAAGAGCGAAGAAAAAAAGGACTACCACCACTTTAA
- a CDS encoding DUF7845 domain-containing protein yields MESVKQVNKVSYSDENLIRFVEPVTHGSQRNVVTTRMLYFAAIDAWKQEGDREFTVDHFDVRFYSKKSGLYRHEDGEYKRLFEYVIDARDQIGHRKLVVTIKPRLKNMWYRRNGEFHRWKLPEGRDEATLLYIQSSYMDWDEILELLAKIFKRLDINTAYLGEIREGDSNIITLERHIRVSISVERPVAQTLRSFEFWLRDKPRTKVKAHQDTEEDAYKFYKVTFKDESLLPESLKHLDLAFYIKIYRLKDWESANAPENLRNSFKIEAGVDPKLSDRIPLALEGELRDFLDSLVISILAKTGVQKGNLLEDDHFKPDMRPEKTVRLIDFPTWNEQLGIQIEKIKENEAFGRAIQNDLARAVLKLVTLNGWVDLKKLAQELHYSERRIREVVKMLEEIGLLKRVRTFGASLVQFRNALLEEMVKARIEIAEKELGLGDAIQKVKEKALKRIKRRLTILSRKLLLKRAPKDVRDELAKKFKLRIVAEAETDPENEDIVPVMEFILTKLRDHMNKYLARELEAILESLKHSVSAG; encoded by the coding sequence ATGGAGTCGGTCAAACAAGTTAATAAGGTTTCGTATTCTGATGAGAACCTGATTAGATTCGTTGAGCCTGTCACACATGGAAGTCAGAGGAATGTCGTGACCACGAGGATGCTCTATTTTGCGGCTATTGATGCCTGGAAACAGGAGGGAGACAGGGAATTCACTGTTGATCACTTCGATGTTAGGTTCTATTCCAAGAAGTCTGGCCTGTATCGCCATGAGGATGGCGAGTATAAGCGTCTTTTTGAGTATGTGATTGATGCGAGAGATCAGATAGGCCACAGGAAGCTTGTTGTAACAATAAAGCCCAGGCTGAAAAATATGTGGTACCGCAGAAATGGGGAGTTCCACAGGTGGAAGCTCCCGGAGGGTCGTGATGAGGCTACTCTTCTTTACATTCAAAGCTCATATATGGATTGGGATGAAATACTCGAACTCCTGGCTAAGATCTTCAAGAGGCTCGACATTAATACGGCCTACTTGGGCGAAATACGGGAAGGGGATAGCAACATAATAACATTAGAGAGGCACATTAGGGTAAGCATTAGCGTCGAGCGTCCTGTGGCTCAGACTTTACGGTCCTTCGAATTTTGGCTTAGAGACAAGCCCAGGACAAAGGTGAAGGCTCATCAAGACACAGAAGAGGACGCTTACAAGTTCTACAAGGTAACGTTTAAGGATGAGAGCCTTCTTCCTGAAAGCCTTAAACATCTTGACTTGGCATTCTACATAAAAATCTACAGGCTAAAGGACTGGGAGTCAGCTAATGCTCCGGAGAACTTGAGGAACAGCTTCAAGATTGAGGCTGGCGTTGATCCCAAGCTGAGTGACAGGATCCCATTGGCGTTAGAGGGCGAGCTGAGGGACTTCTTGGACTCTCTTGTAATCTCTATATTGGCGAAAACGGGGGTTCAGAAGGGTAATCTCCTGGAGGATGATCATTTCAAGCCAGACATGCGCCCAGAAAAGACCGTGAGGCTGATAGACTTTCCAACGTGGAATGAGCAGTTGGGGATACAGATAGAGAAGATAAAGGAGAATGAAGCATTTGGAAGGGCTATCCAGAATGATTTGGCCAGGGCGGTTCTAAAGCTTGTGACTCTAAATGGCTGGGTGGATCTAAAGAAGCTGGCCCAGGAGCTACACTATTCTGAGAGGAGAATTCGCGAAGTCGTCAAGATGCTTGAGGAGATTGGGCTTCTAAAGCGTGTTAGGACCTTTGGGGCTTCGTTGGTTCAATTCAGAAATGCTCTCCTTGAGGAAATGGTAAAGGCGAGAATTGAAATAGCTGAGAAAGAGCTTGGACTTGGTGACGCAATTCAGAAGGTCAAAGAGAAGGCACTCAAGAGGATTAAGAGGAGGCTTACAATACTTTCAAGGAAATTATTACTCAAACGAGCTCCGAAGGATGTCAGGGATGAATTAGCAAAGAAGTTCAAGCTCAGAATTGTAGCTGAGGCTGAGACAGATCCAGAAAATGAGGACATTGTTCCGGTTATGGAATTTATTCTTACAAAGCTGAGGGATCACATGAATAAGTACCTCGCGAGAGAGCTTGAAGCAATATTGGAGAGTTTGAAACATAGTGTTAGTGCTGGGTAA
- a CDS encoding DUF977 family protein, with protein MIREKLRRWLGIEENASELTKLKNELSLLRETLNAQISQLRSEIEEKLKDKVEREELNELIFRLDELEREIRLLEKYSLPRTHIEGISQEEILKEKIMDILSAREEITISELQSLMGCGWKKLYQLLRELEKEGRLRREKKKGRVIIKCP; from the coding sequence ATGATCCGAGAGAAATTGCGACGGTGGCTTGGCATTGAAGAGAACGCTTCAGAACTCACTAAACTAAAGAATGAGCTTTCTCTCTTGCGAGAGACGCTTAATGCTCAAATCTCTCAACTCCGTTCTGAGATTGAAGAAAAACTAAAAGATAAAGTTGAGAGAGAAGAGCTAAACGAACTCATTTTCAGACTCGACGAGCTTGAGCGAGAAATCAGACTTCTTGAGAAGTACTCCCTGCCCCGAACCCATATTGAAGGCATCTCTCAAGAAGAGATACTAAAAGAGAAAATCATGGATATTCTCTCCGCAAGAGAAGAGATAACAATCTCAGAACTTCAATCTCTCATGGGTTGTGGCTGGAAAAAGCTGTATCAACTTCTTAGGGAGCTGGAGAAGGAAGGACGGCTGAGAAGAGAGAAGAAAAAGGGCCGTGTTATCATTAAGTGCCCCTAA